The following proteins come from a genomic window of Bartonella apihabitans:
- the rpsD gene encoding 30S ribosomal protein S4, protein MSKRETTKYKIDRRMGENIWGRPKSPVNRREYGPGQHGQRRKGKLSDYGTQLRAKQKLKGFYGDISEKQFHRIYEEAGRRRGDTGENLIGLLESRLDAIVYRAKFVPTIFAARQFINHGHVNVNGRRTNIQSYRCKPGDVIEVREKSKQLALVLEATQLPERDVPDYIEADHTKMKATYTRIPAFADVPYAVQMEPNLVVEFYSR, encoded by the coding sequence ATGAGCAAGCGCGAAACTACGAAATATAAAATTGACCGCCGTATGGGCGAAAACATTTGGGGGCGTCCGAAGTCTCCGGTTAACCGTCGTGAATATGGTCCGGGTCAACATGGTCAACGCCGTAAAGGCAAGCTTTCCGATTATGGCACACAATTGCGCGCCAAGCAGAAACTGAAAGGTTTCTATGGTGATATTTCGGAAAAACAATTCCACCGCATTTACGAAGAAGCTGGCCGTCGTCGTGGTGACACAGGTGAAAACTTGATCGGTCTTCTCGAATCACGCCTCGACGCAATTGTTTATCGTGCCAAATTTGTTCCGACGATTTTTGCTGCACGTCAGTTCATCAATCATGGTCATGTGAATGTGAATGGTCGTCGCACCAATATTCAATCTTATCGTTGCAAGCCCGGTGATGTAATTGAAGTTCGCGAAAAGTCGAAACAATTGGCACTCGTTCTTGAAGCAACCCAGTTGCCGGAACGTGATGTTCCCGATTACATTGAAGCCGATCACACCAAGATGAAGGCAACCTACACACGTATTCCGGCTTTTGCCGATGTTCCA